The following nucleotide sequence is from Paenibacillus odorifer.
CCACAGGCTCGACAAAGCTGAGTACAGTCCCTTGCAGATCAAGAGTCTGCCGATTGCCTCTCAATATAGGATCATAGACAACTTCACCCGCGTAGACGCCGAACCACTTCGCCCATTTTTCGACTGTCTCTTGCAGACGAATCACTGTAAATCCGACCTCACTAAGCTTGAGAAGTCCACGTTCATGTGGAACGATCACTCCGGCCTCCTGCAGCTCTTGCTTCCGCTTCGATTCTTCTCCTTCCCACTGAATGAAGAAGGGAAGTGGGAGCCCGTCTTCTACATCGGCTTCTCCTGCGAATAAGAGCTTCCACTTTAACAGCGTACCGTCCGGTCTTCTGCGACTACCTTCCTCCGGTCCAATTACCTCAAGACCTTGACTGCGCAGATGCGCTGCAAGTCCTTCAATATCATGGGTACGAAGTGCGATTCTGCTAAGCCCTTCCTGGAATCCATCTTCGGCCAACGTTTCTATCAGACCATAACGGCTTGTCCGGTCTCCAAGTGGAAGCAGACTATGATCGTATACACCGATCCACTCGATATAGCTGAGATCGAAGTAGCTGAGTGCATTATAAGTCCCAATTTGTTCGTGTCTTCCACCCTGTATGGCACTGATGCCGTAAGGTTCCAATGCTTTAAATACCTGCTCCGGCTGATGTACATAATGAACAATATGGTCAAACTTCAATGTGAACCCGATAATGTCCACCTCCCTTATGGTTTGATAATGATCTTGCCAAAAAATTCTCGCTCTTCAATGATGCGATGAGCTTCCCTGATTTCATCAAGTGGCAATACTCTGTCAATAATCGGTTTCAGCTTGCGACTTTGCACAAGCTCCAGCAGAGTGATCAGATCGCCCGCTTCCCAACCATTGGAGCCGATAATTGTAATTTCACGTACCCACACATACCTCAGATCCGTCACTGCTTCAAAACCAGTCGTTGCACCGCAGGTTAGAATTCGTCCACCTACCCGAGTCGATTTAATACTTTGAGGCCATGTAGCCTTTCCGGTATAGTCAACGACGACATCCGCTCCTTTTTTGCCCGTGTAATTCCAGACTTCTTTCGAGAAATCTGTTTTGTTATAGTTAATGACCAGATCCGCTCCAAGCTCCTTAAGCTTCTCCAACTTGTCATCAGATCCGGCTGCCGCAATAACTTTGGCACCCGCCAGCTTAGCGATGAGCACAGCCGCGTTACCTACACCGCCGCTTGCACCCAGAATCAAAATCGTTTCATTCGCTTGTAGCTTGCCACGGGTAATCAGCATTCTCCAGGCTGTTCCATAAGCAATAGGAAGAGCAGCCGCATCTTCAAAAGAAATCTCATCCGGCAACGGGATCAAATTCTGCGCTGGAACCTTCACATATTCTGCAAGTCCTCCAGTCAGGTCTTCCCCCAGCGCCCCATGACCCGGAATAGATGGATCAATGAGAACCCGGTCACCAGGCTTGGCGTTTAGAACTCCTTCTCCTACTTGTTCCACAACTCCAGAAATGTCCCCACCAGAGATATGTGGCAAAGGGAGCTTTCTCCCCGGAATTCCTCGCCGTACAAAAATATCAAGGTGGTTCAGTGAAACTGCTTCAACCTTAACAACAACTTCGTTTAGCCCCGCTTCGGGTTTCGGGTACTCTCCTACAACAACTTTATTGCGATCTCCATGTTCAAGAATAAGTGCAGCTCTCATCGTATATCTTCTCCTCTTAGGTTAAATTTCGAATGACTTGCTCTTTTAAAAACATTCGATCAAGCTTGCCCGGTCCGGTAAGTGGCAAAGCATCTACAAAGATGACTCTGCGGGGATGAGCGTAAGCAGGACCATTCAGGATGAAGAACTGCTTCACCTCTTCCTCCTTAAGTTCACCTCTTTTGCCTGTCACAATGACGGCTATAGGAACTTCTCCCTTTACTTCATGAGGAATGGGCAGGACACAGACATCATCAATCGAAGGATGCTTCAGCAGAATGTTCTCCACCTCTTTGGGATACACGTTCTCTCCGCCTACATTCATCATGTCGTCCTTACGTCCAACAATGTAAACAAATCCATCCTCATCCCTACAAGCTGCATCCCCAGTCTTCAGCCAACCATCTGGTGTAATCTTGCGAGCAGTAACCTCCGGGAGATTCCAATAACCGTCAGCCACTCCCGGGTTGTTCACCCAAAGCTCACCCGTTACATTCGGCCCGACCTCGTTCTCGTGTTCATCCACGATTCGGATCTTACAGCCTGGTACTGGAATACCTGCCGAGCCCGTTCGCTGAACACCCTCCCGGGATTCCAGCACAACGGGTCCCCCTTCGGTAAGTCCATACCCTTCATATACCGGCATCCCCATGAGCAGTTGAACCTCATCCAATAGTTCGCTAGGCGTATCGGAAGAACCGCAGATACCAAAAAGTAAGGACGTAAGATCAAAACCGGGATGCTCTTTAAGATAGTTTATTAACATTCGATAAAGAGCGGGCACTCCCGTCATATATGTAACGCGATGAGTCTCAATGGCTTTCAAGATCTGCTCGGGATCTGCTTTAGGCAATATGACGGCTGAGGCACCAAGCCAAAAAATGGTCTTCATCGTCGTCATGGCATTCTTGTGATAGAGAGGCAGAGAGATGACCACCCGCGTCTCATTCGTTAAACCTCTAAGCTGCGAAGTAGACTGAACATTCCACAACTGCCCTCGGTGAGTTAGCCTGCAGCCTTTGGGATTTCCGGTTGAACCGGATGTATACGGGAGGAAACAGATATCTCCCTCCTCTGACGGGTACAGTTCCAGACTTAAGGACTGCAGAGGAAGCAATTCATCGTAGGACAATGCAACGGGAGTCTTTTGTTCATTCACGCTGGCGCAGCGTACCAGAATAGAGGCTTCACTGATCTGCTGCACAGCCTGTACCTTCTCACTCAGTTCATCATGAAAGATGAGTACACGGCTGCCGCTATTGCGATACACATAAGCTAACGTCTCCGCACCCAGCTTGGCATTCATCGGCACTGGAATAGCTCCGATCGACATCAAGCCGAAGCAGATTTCCAGGAATCGGTAATCATTGTTAAATAATATACTGACACGATCTCCCGGATTAACCCCAAGGGATAAGAAGAAATTCCCCGCTTGATTCACCCGCTGAGTCAGCTCTGAATAATTCAATGTAATCTGGGGTGTGATCAACGCAGTCTTTGAAGGATATCGAGCAGCAGATTCTTGAATGATGCTTGCAAAATTATACGTATTCATAACTCCTCTCCTTCTAGGGCTGACTTCCTAATAGTTATGGTTACTGCTTCGAGCTGAACAATCCTCGGCCTACAGCAACTTCCTTCTCTGTATGATCTGTTACTGAAATATCTACCAGACTAACCGTTCTTCCCAACTTAACTAAATTGGCCTTGGCATGCAGAGCACCTGGCGCAGCTGGTCTTAAATAGTCAATCCGCAGATCAATAGTGGGTGTGGGCAGATTTACCTTGCGATGTACTGCAAAGTATCCGGCAATGTCAATCAGCGTTGCAATAATTCCACCATGAATATATCCAGCATCCCCTGTAACAAACAGATCATTTTCCGGAAGTAAAATCGTAATTGACTCTTCGCTTAATTCTTCTACTTGAACATCCAAAAAGCGGTGATACGCCGAGCTTCTAAGCAAAGTTTCAATCCGCTCTCGGTTGATTGCATCTTTCATGCTGTGTCACCCCCTTTTTGTTTGCCAACGAAACATTTTAATCATACTAAACCGATATGATTTAATTGTCAATATACTTTTTTTCATCCTTTTTTCAATTAAAAAGCGTTGACACTGCGCTATTTCTGGATTATAGTTCATACTAATTTCACAATTCCGATAAATCAGATTAAATTAAAAGGAGATAAAGATGAACCATTCAGAGCTGCGCATACATCAAGTGAGATTACCTCTGCCCCTGCGTCTCAACCATGTGAATAGTTATCTCATAGAGGATGAAGAGGGATGGAGCGTAATTGATCCTGGTTTAGCTACAGAGGATACCTTAACGGTCTGGACTGAAGTATTGAAAAACTATCATCTGACTTTCGGCGACATCAAAAGGATTATAGTGACTCATTATCATCCGGATCATTACGGCCTTGCAGGTCTGTTTCAGCAGTGGACGGATGCTGCTGTTTACAGCAGCATGGAAACATTTGAATGGGCAGATC
It contains:
- a CDS encoding VOC family protein, which produces MDIIGFTLKFDHIVHYVHQPEQVFKALEPYGISAIQGGRHEQIGTYNALSYFDLSYIEWIGVYDHSLLPLGDRTSRYGLIETLAEDGFQEGLSRIALRTHDIEGLAAHLRSQGLEVIGPEEGSRRRPDGTLLKWKLLFAGEADVEDGLPLPFFIQWEGEESKRKQELQEAGVIVPHERGLLKLSEVGFTVIRLQETVEKWAKWFGVYAGEVVYDPILRGNRQTLDLQGTVLSFVEPVEEGPAAEALKLRGQRPFLVGLSSEEPGSQQQYVDIHGSLYHLD
- a CDS encoding class I adenylate-forming enzyme family protein yields the protein MNTYNFASIIQESAARYPSKTALITPQITLNYSELTQRVNQAGNFFLSLGVNPGDRVSILFNNDYRFLEICFGLMSIGAIPVPMNAKLGAETLAYVYRNSGSRVLIFHDELSEKVQAVQQISEASILVRCASVNEQKTPVALSYDELLPLQSLSLELYPSEEGDICFLPYTSGSTGNPKGCRLTHRGQLWNVQSTSQLRGLTNETRVVISLPLYHKNAMTTMKTIFWLGASAVILPKADPEQILKAIETHRVTYMTGVPALYRMLINYLKEHPGFDLTSLLFGICGSSDTPSELLDEVQLLMGMPVYEGYGLTEGGPVVLESREGVQRTGSAGIPVPGCKIRIVDEHENEVGPNVTGELWVNNPGVADGYWNLPEVTARKITPDGWLKTGDAACRDEDGFVYIVGRKDDMMNVGGENVYPKEVENILLKHPSIDDVCVLPIPHEVKGEVPIAVIVTGKRGELKEEEVKQFFILNGPAYAHPRRVIFVDALPLTGPGKLDRMFLKEQVIRNLT
- a CDS encoding zinc-binding dehydrogenase; the protein is MRAALILEHGDRNKVVVGEYPKPEAGLNEVVVKVEAVSLNHLDIFVRRGIPGRKLPLPHISGGDISGVVEQVGEGVLNAKPGDRVLIDPSIPGHGALGEDLTGGLAEYVKVPAQNLIPLPDEISFEDAAALPIAYGTAWRMLITRGKLQANETILILGASGGVGNAAVLIAKLAGAKVIAAAGSDDKLEKLKELGADLVINYNKTDFSKEVWNYTGKKGADVVVDYTGKATWPQSIKSTRVGGRILTCGATTGFEAVTDLRYVWVREITIIGSNGWEAGDLITLLELVQSRKLKPIIDRVLPLDEIREAHRIIEEREFFGKIIIKP
- a CDS encoding PaaI family thioesterase codes for the protein MKDAINRERIETLLRSSAYHRFLDVQVEELSEESITILLPENDLFVTGDAGYIHGGIIATLIDIAGYFAVHRKVNLPTPTIDLRIDYLRPAAPGALHAKANLVKLGRTVSLVDISVTDHTEKEVAVGRGLFSSKQ